In the Paenibacillus sp. FSL R7-0337 genome, GGATCCCCGCCCTTCAGACGCACCACCGTTTTGCCCTCCAGCGCGAGATCGACCAGCAGCTGATTAATATCCTCCTGCTTCATCGTATGGCGGTCCGAGAGCTTGCCTACGTATATTTTCTCCCCGCCGGGCTTCATCCATTTCAGCAATCTTGGACTGGCCAGCCTGTCATAGACCAGTACATCAGCCTTCTGGATACACTCCAGCCCCTTGACTGTAATCAGCTTCGCATCCCCCGGACCTGCACCTACCAGATATACCTTCCCCGCCATCTCCGTCATCCCCTTATCCCTATACACATACGATCCTGGCCTGCATAAGCTTCTCCCCAACCCACACTATTTCCTGTCTAACTCTTAACCCTTATCCCTTATTCCCTTACATCTGCCAAAATCTTCTCCGCACCTCTAGCCACCAGCTTACGCGCGACCTCCGCACCAAGCTCCACCGGATCTTCACCGGTGCAGGTCTCCTTCAGAATGACTGTGCCGTCTGGTGTTCCGACCATCCCAGTCAGAGTGATTCGCGGACTCGCAGCTTCACCTTCCGGCTCAAGGATCGCGTAAGCGCCGATAGGCACCTGACAGCCGCCGTTCAAGGCGCCAAGGAAGGTCCGCTCCGCCGTCACCGTGAGTGCCGTTCGCTCATCATTATACAGCGCCAGCAGCCTCAGCAGCTCCTCATCGTCCTCACGGCACTCAATACCAAGTGCTCCTTGGCCTACAGCGGGCAGGCAGACCTCAGGCGGCAAATATGCCGTAATCCGGTCCTGCCACCCCATCCGCGACAGCCCCGCCGCTGCCAGCAGAATCGCGTCATATTCACCGCTCTCCAGCTTCTTCAGCCGGGAGTCGATATTGCCGCGTACCGGCTCAATGAGCAGATCCGGTCTTAGCGCAGCCAGCTGGCTGGAGCGCCGCAGGCTGCTTGTGCCTACGCGCGCGCCTTGCGGCAGACCCTCAAGTCCTGCTCCGCTGCCCGAGATCAGAACGTCGCGCGGATCTTCGCGCTTCGGCACCGCTCCATTCATCAAGCCTTCCGGCAATTCGGAAGGCATATCCTTCATACTATGTACTGCCATATCAATATCCTTCGCCAGCATCGCCTGTTCAATTTCTTTGACGAACAGACCTTTGCCGCCCACTTTGGACAGGGTCACATCTAGAATCCGGTCACCCTTGGTCACAATCTTATGCACCTCAAAAGTAAAATCAAATCCATGCGCTCCGCTAAGCCGCTCCAGATCGGCAATCACATGCCCCGTCTGCGTTAAAGCCAGCGCACTTTGTCTGCTGCCCACGATAATCTTCCGCATGCCCAATTCCCCCTGTTCAAGTCAGTCCCTTATTCCAGCCGCCGCCTTATAACTCTCCCGTGAATCAGCACGCTCGCT is a window encoding:
- the hemC gene encoding hydroxymethylbilane synthase, coding for MRKIIVGSRQSALALTQTGHVIADLERLSGAHGFDFTFEVHKIVTKGDRILDVTLSKVGGKGLFVKEIEQAMLAKDIDMAVHSMKDMPSELPEGLMNGAVPKREDPRDVLISGSGAGLEGLPQGARVGTSSLRRSSQLAALRPDLLIEPVRGNIDSRLKKLESGEYDAILLAAAGLSRMGWQDRITAYLPPEVCLPAVGQGALGIECREDDEELLRLLALYNDERTALTVTAERTFLGALNGGCQVPIGAYAILEPEGEAASPRITLTGMVGTPDGTVILKETCTGEDPVELGAEVARKLVARGAEKILADVRE